In Zobellia roscoffensis, the following are encoded in one genomic region:
- a CDS encoding KpsF/GutQ family sugar-phosphate isomerase, whose protein sequence is MNNSKAILATAKKTIETESASIYNLSTLLNEEFSDAVNCILESKGRVIVSGIGKSAIIASKITATLNSTGTPAIFMHAGDAIHGDLGTIQEDDVVVCISKSGSTPEIKMLIPLVKRGTNKLIAMTGNTESYLAKEADFIINTYVEKEACPNNLAPTTSTTAQLVMGDALAICLLQLKGFSSKDFAKYHPGGSLGKRLYLRVSDIVGTNQKPQVHIDAEVKKVIVEISEKMLGVTAVTQNEEIVGIVTDGDIRRMLNKYDNISGLTAKDIMSKNPKTISVDVLAIEALELMQEKGISQLLGVDGKKYMGVVHLHNLINEGIL, encoded by the coding sequence TTGAACAATAGCAAAGCTATTCTTGCGACAGCCAAGAAAACGATAGAAACAGAAAGTGCATCTATATATAATTTGAGCACTCTATTAAACGAAGAATTTTCGGATGCAGTAAATTGTATTCTTGAGTCTAAAGGAAGGGTTATTGTTTCCGGCATAGGCAAAAGTGCTATAATTGCCTCTAAAATTACCGCAACATTAAACTCTACGGGAACACCGGCCATCTTTATGCATGCCGGTGATGCCATTCACGGAGACCTTGGAACCATTCAAGAAGATGATGTGGTGGTCTGCATTTCAAAAAGTGGTAGTACCCCGGAAATAAAAATGTTAATACCCCTTGTAAAAAGAGGAACCAACAAACTTATAGCCATGACCGGCAATACCGAATCTTATTTGGCCAAAGAAGCAGATTTTATAATAAATACTTACGTAGAAAAAGAAGCTTGCCCAAACAACTTAGCGCCCACCACCAGTACCACTGCCCAACTTGTTATGGGAGATGCGCTTGCCATCTGTTTGCTTCAACTAAAAGGGTTCAGCAGTAAGGATTTTGCTAAATATCACCCCGGCGGCTCTTTAGGAAAACGTTTGTACCTAAGGGTTTCGGATATTGTAGGAACCAATCAAAAGCCACAAGTACATATTGATGCGGAGGTTAAAAAAGTAATTGTAGAAATTTCCGAAAAAATGCTTGGCGTAACCGCGGTTACCCAGAACGAGGAAATAGTAGGTATTGTAACGGACGGTGATATTAGACGCATGCTCAACAAGTACGATAATATTAGTGGCCTAACGGCAAAAGATATAATGAGTAAAAACCCAAAGACTATATCCGTAGATGTTCTTGCCATAGAAGCCTTGGAGCTCATGCAAGAAAAGGGTATCTCACAATTATTGGGTGTAGATGGTAAAAAATATATGGGTGTTGTACATTTGCACAACTTGATCAACGAAGGTATATTATAA
- the tatC gene encoding twin-arginine translocase subunit TatC: MAKENTKSPDEMSFLDHLEELRWHLIRSVLAVIILATVAFVMSGFIFDTVIFGPSKMDFPTYRLFCEIATYLDFDSAFCADKLPFTIQSRTMGGQFSADIWTAIWVGFIVGFPYVLYELWKFISPGLHPNERRHSKGFIFIASFLFFMGVLFGYYVVAPLSINFLGTYQVSEIVLNEFDLDSYISTVRTAVIACGVLFELPIIIYFLTKVGVVTPEILKKYRKIALVVVLILSAVITPPDVTSQIIVAVPVIFLYQVSIYISKVVLKKEAKREKKAREKGLKKT; the protein is encoded by the coding sequence ATGGCGAAGGAAAATACGAAGTCCCCCGATGAAATGTCGTTTTTAGACCACTTAGAAGAACTAAGATGGCATTTAATACGATCGGTCTTAGCAGTAATCATACTAGCTACAGTGGCATTTGTAATGAGTGGTTTTATTTTTGACACTGTCATCTTTGGACCCTCTAAAATGGATTTCCCAACATACCGGTTATTTTGTGAAATTGCCACCTACTTGGATTTTGATTCTGCCTTTTGTGCCGACAAACTTCCGTTTACTATACAGAGTCGTACAATGGGCGGGCAATTTTCTGCCGATATCTGGACAGCTATATGGGTGGGCTTTATTGTAGGCTTCCCCTATGTTCTCTATGAGCTATGGAAGTTTATTAGCCCAGGACTTCACCCCAATGAAAGAAGGCATTCAAAAGGTTTTATTTTTATTGCCTCGTTTCTCTTTTTCATGGGTGTCCTTTTTGGATACTATGTGGTTGCCCCACTATCTATCAACTTCTTGGGCACCTACCAAGTAAGTGAAATAGTTTTAAATGAATTTGACCTTGACTCCTATATCAGTACCGTTAGAACGGCAGTGATTGCCTGTGGAGTTCTTTTTGAGCTGCCTATAATTATATACTTTTTGACAAAAGTGGGCGTGGTGACTCCCGAAATACTTAAAAAATACAGGAAAATTGCCTTGGTGGTCGTTTTAATACTCTCTGCGGTAATCACTCCACCAGATGTAACCAGCCAGATTATTGTAGCGGTACCGGTAATCTTTTTATACCAAGTAAGTATCTATATATCAAAAGTGGTGTTGAAAAAAGAGGCTAAACGCGAGAAAAAAGCAAGAGAAAAAGGGTTAAAGAAAACGTAA
- the lptB gene encoding LPS export ABC transporter ATP-binding protein, producing MKLRAENIMKAYRGRKVVKGISLEVNQGEIIGLLGPNGAGKTTSFYMIVGLVKPNGGNIYLDGTDITNFPMYKRAQNGIGYLAQEASVFRKLSIEKNILSVLQLTKLSKKEQLMKMESLIEEFSLGHIRKSRGDLLSGGERRRTEIARALATDPKFILLDEPFAGVDPVAVEDIQRIVAQLKDKNIGILITDHNVQETLAITERSYLMFEGGILKSGLPEDLAADEMVRKVYLGQNFELRKKKLDF from the coding sequence ATGAAGTTAAGAGCTGAAAATATAATGAAGGCCTACCGCGGCCGAAAAGTAGTTAAGGGTATTTCCTTGGAAGTAAACCAAGGGGAAATCATAGGGCTACTTGGTCCCAATGGTGCCGGAAAGACCACTTCTTTCTATATGATCGTTGGCTTGGTAAAGCCAAATGGAGGCAATATTTATTTGGATGGAACGGATATTACCAACTTCCCCATGTACAAAAGAGCCCAAAACGGCATTGGGTATCTAGCACAGGAAGCTTCTGTTTTTAGAAAGCTAAGTATAGAAAAAAACATTCTTAGTGTACTTCAACTTACCAAACTCAGCAAAAAGGAACAGCTGATGAAAATGGAATCTCTCATAGAAGAGTTTAGCTTAGGACACATTCGTAAAAGCCGTGGAGATTTACTTTCCGGTGGCGAGCGTAGACGTACAGAAATAGCACGTGCGTTGGCTACCGACCCTAAGTTTATTTTATTGGACGAGCCTTTTGCCGGTGTTGACCCTGTTGCCGTTGAAGACATTCAACGTATTGTAGCTCAACTTAAAGACAAGAACATTGGCATTCTTATCACTGACCACAACGTTCAAGAGACTTTAGCTATTACAGAAAGGTCTTACCTTATGTTTGAAGGTGGCATCTTAAAATCAGGGCTTCCTGAAGATTTAGCTGCAGACGAAATGGTCCGTAAAGTGTATTTAGGTCAAAACTTTGAGCTTCGTAAAAAGAAGCTGGACTTCTAA
- a CDS encoding CDP-alcohol phosphatidyltransferase family protein, with protein sequence MKKYIPNLITLLNVFCGCVATVFAASNQLEMAALYVFLGIFFDFFDGLAARVLNVQSELGVQLDSLADMITSGLVPGIVMFQLLNMANFGSWSEGGSAYSFMSLMDYIPLFGFLITLGSAYRLAKFNIDENQVSSFVGLPTPANALLILSLALILQYHDNDTLNGIILNTWFLVFMTILSTYLLNANIPLFALKFKTWSFKDNAVRYIFIIISAVLLLTLRVLAVPVIIVFYVGASLVSNLSEKS encoded by the coding sequence ATGAAAAAATATATTCCTAATCTTATCACCTTATTAAATGTTTTCTGTGGATGTGTAGCTACGGTTTTTGCGGCGTCTAACCAGTTGGAAATGGCAGCATTATACGTTTTTTTAGGAATTTTCTTTGATTTTTTTGATGGATTGGCGGCGCGGGTTTTGAACGTTCAAAGTGAGTTAGGGGTGCAATTGGATTCTCTTGCGGATATGATTACAAGTGGGCTTGTACCTGGAATTGTAATGTTTCAATTGTTGAATATGGCTAATTTTGGCAGTTGGTCAGAAGGTGGTTCGGCATATTCTTTTATGAGTTTGATGGATTATATTCCCTTGTTCGGGTTTTTAATCACCCTAGGCTCGGCCTATCGACTTGCAAAATTTAATATAGATGAAAACCAAGTGTCTTCTTTTGTAGGTCTACCAACACCGGCAAATGCTTTGTTGATTCTTTCTTTAGCATTGATTTTACAGTATCATGACAATGATACGCTAAACGGAATAATTCTTAATACGTGGTTTTTGGTCTTTATGACGATTTTAAGTACGTACTTACTAAATGCTAATATTCCATTATTTGCCTTAAAGTTCAAAACATGGAGTTTTAAAGATAATGCGGTGCGATATATCTTTATAATCATTAGTGCCGTTCTTTTGCTGACATTGCGCGTATTGGCCGTGCCCGTAATTATCGTTTTTTACGTGGGCGCATCTTTAGTTTCTAATTTGAGCGAGAAAAGCTGA
- a CDS encoding Lnb N-terminal periplasmic domain-containing protein, which translates to MELKKLLFILLFSFSVLGAAQAPELTPLSKISVITCGPGSELYSTFGHSAIRIEDSSLGINAIYNYGTFDFTTPNFYMKFTRGKLDYTLARQSFPYFLKEYKYENRWVKSQKLELTLIERQELFNFLENNYLPENRDYKYDFFYNNCATKIWDILKEVYGDKLIFDKNYLNELYTHRQLIRQKVKINSWSGFGIDLALGSVIDDVATAKEHMFLPDYILEQLNVAKLNGKPLVAQSKALLKQAPKESSSNFFLSPELWLIVFLIVVLTLTYFDFKNNTRRRWLDFTLFFSTGLIGLLIIFLWFFTDHSATAGNFNFLWAFPPNLIIAFVVAQKRGPNWIAKYAIFLAGLIIISGLLWMLGVQLFSPLILAIWAALIARYLFLFWSYHKPKIA; encoded by the coding sequence ATGGAATTGAAAAAATTACTCTTCATATTACTTTTCAGCTTTTCGGTTTTGGGCGCTGCCCAAGCACCTGAATTGACTCCCTTATCCAAAATAAGCGTGATTACCTGTGGCCCTGGTAGCGAACTGTACTCAACCTTTGGACATAGTGCCATCCGGATTGAAGATTCTAGCCTAGGTATTAACGCTATTTACAATTATGGTACGTTTGATTTTACCACGCCTAATTTTTACATGAAATTTACCCGTGGAAAATTGGATTACACACTTGCCAGACAAAGTTTTCCCTATTTTTTAAAAGAATATAAGTATGAAAATCGTTGGGTAAAAAGCCAAAAACTGGAGTTAACACTGATCGAACGCCAAGAGCTTTTCAATTTTCTTGAAAATAATTACCTTCCGGAAAACAGGGATTATAAATACGATTTTTTCTATAACAACTGTGCCACAAAAATATGGGACATACTTAAAGAGGTTTATGGTGATAAACTCATTTTTGATAAAAATTACCTGAACGAATTGTATACGCACCGGCAACTGATACGCCAAAAGGTTAAAATAAATTCATGGTCCGGTTTTGGTATAGACCTAGCGCTGGGTTCGGTAATAGACGATGTTGCCACCGCCAAAGAACATATGTTCTTACCGGATTATATTCTAGAACAGCTAAACGTAGCCAAACTAAATGGTAAACCTTTAGTAGCACAGTCCAAGGCGTTACTTAAACAGGCGCCTAAAGAATCTAGTTCCAACTTTTTTCTTTCTCCAGAACTCTGGTTAATTGTATTCCTGATTGTAGTATTAACTTTAACTTATTTTGATTTCAAGAATAATACCCGAAGAAGGTGGCTGGATTTTACCCTGTTTTTCTCCACCGGACTTATAGGTCTGCTTATCATTTTTCTTTGGTTTTTTACGGACCATAGTGCCACTGCCGGTAATTTTAATTTCTTGTGGGCATTTCCGCCAAACCTAATTATAGCTTTTGTAGTTGCTCAAAAGAGAGGTCCCAATTGGATTGCCAAATACGCTATTTTCCTAGCCGGGTTGATTATTATCTCGGGACTTTTATGGATGTTGGGTGTACAGCTTTTTTCCCCTTTGATATTGGCTATTTGGGCAGCCCTTATCGCACGGTATTTATTTTTATTCTGGTCTTATCACAAGCCAAAAATCGCATAA
- a CDS encoding ABC-F family ATP-binding cassette domain-containing protein, with amino-acid sequence MNLLTVENISKSYGERVLFSDLSFGINKGQKIALIAKNGTGKTSILNIMSGLDSPDSGQVNYRKGIRVSFLDQEPDFNPDLTVEQTIFASDNEILQVINAYEKALHNTEDADAYQTAFEAMDRFDAWDFETLYKQILYKLKLDDLNAKVGLLSGGQKKRLSLANAIINKPDLLVLDEPTNHLDLEMIEWLEEYFAKENISLFMVTHDRYFLERVCNEIIELENGQLYPYKGNYSYYLDKREARIEQESVEQHKSERLFKKELEWMRKQPKARTTKSKSRIDDFSAIKEKASQRRNDHEVQLEINMERVGSKILELHKLVKSYPGKPILDKFDYTFTKGERIGIIGKNGTGKSTFLNIVTGSDQPDAGKVIVGDTIKFGYYTQKGINIKEGQKVIDVIREFGDFIPLMKGRQISAQQLLERFLFDRKKQYDFVDKLSGGERKRLYLCTILIQNPNFLILDEPTNDLDIVTLNVLESFLLDFPGCLIVVSHDRYFMDKIVDHLFIFRGNAVIEDFPGNYSDFRIYEDSKVLESREEKANTKEVTATKSEQKQSNPKTKLPYLEQKEYNNLEKDIKKLETKKVTVQNKFADSSLSGEDIDKLSIDLKEINEAIDAKTERWFELSAQMEG; translated from the coding sequence ATGAACTTACTTACAGTTGAAAATATTTCAAAATCATATGGCGAGCGTGTCTTGTTCAGTGATCTTTCCTTTGGTATCAATAAAGGCCAGAAAATTGCTTTGATAGCTAAAAACGGAACAGGAAAAACATCCATCTTAAATATAATGTCCGGTTTGGATAGTCCAGATTCCGGTCAAGTGAATTACCGAAAAGGTATTCGTGTTTCATTTTTGGACCAAGAACCAGATTTTAATCCTGATTTAACGGTAGAGCAGACTATTTTTGCATCGGACAATGAAATACTTCAGGTGATAAATGCCTACGAAAAGGCATTGCACAATACAGAAGATGCAGATGCGTACCAAACTGCTTTTGAAGCAATGGATCGTTTTGATGCTTGGGATTTTGAAACACTCTACAAACAAATCCTTTATAAGTTAAAATTAGATGATTTAAATGCTAAGGTAGGTTTACTTTCTGGTGGACAGAAAAAGCGTTTATCATTGGCCAATGCCATCATAAATAAACCGGATTTATTAGTTCTTGATGAACCTACCAACCACTTAGATCTTGAAATGATAGAGTGGCTAGAGGAATACTTTGCCAAAGAGAATATTAGTCTCTTTATGGTAACGCACGACCGCTACTTCTTAGAAAGAGTATGTAATGAAATTATAGAACTGGAAAACGGCCAACTTTACCCCTATAAAGGCAATTACTCATATTACCTAGATAAAAGAGAGGCCCGTATTGAGCAAGAATCTGTTGAACAACATAAATCCGAACGTCTTTTTAAAAAAGAATTGGAATGGATGCGAAAGCAACCTAAAGCACGTACCACTAAATCAAAATCACGAATAGATGATTTTAGTGCCATAAAAGAAAAAGCTAGCCAACGCAGGAATGACCACGAGGTTCAGCTAGAAATTAATATGGAGCGTGTGGGCAGTAAGATTCTTGAACTTCACAAACTTGTAAAATCATATCCCGGAAAACCTATTTTAGATAAGTTTGATTATACGTTCACTAAAGGAGAACGCATAGGAATTATAGGTAAAAACGGAACAGGCAAATCCACATTTTTGAATATTGTAACCGGATCGGACCAACCGGATGCTGGAAAGGTCATTGTGGGCGATACCATTAAATTTGGTTATTACACCCAAAAAGGAATCAATATAAAAGAAGGTCAAAAGGTTATTGATGTTATCCGCGAATTTGGAGATTTCATCCCTCTTATGAAAGGACGCCAAATTTCTGCACAACAGCTATTGGAGCGCTTTCTTTTTGACAGAAAAAAACAGTATGATTTTGTAGATAAATTAAGTGGTGGAGAAAGAAAACGATTGTATTTATGTACAATTCTTATTCAAAACCCTAATTTTTTAATTCTTGATGAACCTACCAACGATTTGGATATTGTTACGCTAAATGTTCTTGAAAGCTTCCTTTTAGACTTTCCTGGGTGTTTAATTGTGGTTTCTCACGACCGGTATTTCATGGATAAAATTGTAGATCACCTATTTATCTTTAGAGGGAACGCCGTTATAGAAGATTTTCCTGGAAACTATTCTGATTTCAGAATATACGAAGACAGTAAAGTGCTGGAAAGCAGGGAAGAGAAGGCCAATACAAAAGAAGTAACGGCAACTAAGTCCGAGCAGAAGCAGAGCAATCCTAAGACTAAACTACCGTATTTAGAACAGAAAGAATATAATAATTTAGAGAAGGACATTAAAAAACTAGAAACAAAAAAAGTTACCGTCCAGAACAAATTTGCTGATAGTTCATTAAGTGGTGAAGATATAGATAAGCTTTCCATAGATTTAAAAGAAATCAACGAAGCTATTGACGCTAAGACAGAACGTTGGTTTGAACTTTCTGCGCAAATGGAGGGGTAA
- a CDS encoding cob(I)yrinic acid a,c-diamide adenosyltransferase yields the protein MKIYTKTGDKGTTALIGGTRVKKHHVRIECYGTVDELNSWIGLIRDQEIDSRSKETLTKVQEKLFVVGAILATDPEKATLKNGKKRLNISEITAKDIELLEKKIDVMDAALPQMTHFILPGGHTTVSYCHISRTVCRRAERMSTLLYENEPFNENVLLFLNRLSDYLFVLARILSKNLQAEEIKWIPENTEKDK from the coding sequence ATGAAGATATACACCAAAACAGGTGATAAAGGCACTACCGCCCTAATAGGCGGCACAAGGGTTAAAAAGCACCATGTTCGCATAGAATGTTATGGCACCGTAGACGAGCTTAATTCTTGGATAGGCCTTATTAGGGATCAAGAAATAGATAGTAGATCAAAAGAAACGTTGACTAAAGTTCAAGAAAAACTATTTGTTGTAGGCGCAATTTTAGCTACCGACCCTGAAAAAGCGACGCTTAAAAACGGAAAAAAACGCCTCAACATTTCAGAAATAACAGCGAAAGACATTGAGTTATTGGAAAAAAAAATAGATGTAATGGATGCTGCTTTGCCCCAAATGACACACTTTATTCTTCCTGGCGGTCATACCACAGTGTCATACTGTCATATTTCCAGAACGGTTTGCCGAAGAGCAGAACGTATGAGTACACTCCTGTATGAAAATGAACCTTTTAACGAGAATGTATTGTTATTTTTAAACAGACTCTCCGACTATTTATTTGTATTGGCACGTATATTGTCAAAAAACTTACAAGCGGAAGAAATAAAATGGATTCCAGAGAATACAGAAAAGGACAAATAA
- a CDS encoding DUF2795 domain-containing protein — MYWTLELASYLSDAPWPATKDELIDYSIRTGAPLEVVENLQSMEEEGGEIYESIEEIWPDYPTEEDYLWNEDEY, encoded by the coding sequence ATGTATTGGACATTAGAACTAGCATCATATTTAAGTGATGCACCCTGGCCCGCAACAAAAGACGAATTGATAGATTACTCAATCCGTACAGGTGCGCCCCTTGAGGTGGTCGAGAACCTTCAGTCTATGGAAGAAGAAGGCGGTGAGATTTACGAATCCATCGAAGAAATCTGGCCAGACTACCCTACAGAAGAAGATTATCTCTGGAACGAGGACGAATATTAG
- the secA gene encoding preprotein translocase subunit SecA, which translates to MSFLNSILKVFVGDKSEKDVKELQPLVEQIRSFEKQLEGLSHDELREKTNTFKLKIAEDISEFTKKISELEEEVKASTDIDKNEDIYAEIDKLKEESYNVSEKTLNEILPIAFAVVKETAKRFTQNETLQVTASEYDRELSGSKDYVTLDGDNAIWKNSWNAAGKEVTWDMIHYDVQLIGGIALHQGKISEMHTGEGKTLVATLPLYLNALAGHGSHLVTVNDYLAKRDSAWMAPIFEFHGLSVDCIDHHRPNSEGRRAAYNADITYGTNNEFGFDYLRDNMAHTPKDLVQRPHHYAIVDEVDSVLVDDARTPLIISGPVPEGDRHEFNDLKPKVGDIVSKQRQHLTGVLAEAKKLIQEGNTKDGGFLLLRVHRGLPKNKALIKFLSEEGVKQLLQKTENYYMQDNNREMPVVDEDLLFVIDEKNNQIELTEKGVSYISGEQDRDFFVMPDIGGEIAKIENQNLDIEKEAELKEELFKEFGVKSERIHTMSQLLKAYTLFEKDVEYVVMDNKVMIVDEQTGRIMDGRRYSDGLHQAIEAKENVKIEALTQTFATVTLQNYFRMYNKLSGMTGTAVTEAGEFWEIYELDVMEIPTNRPIARDDRHDLIYKTKREKYNAIIDEVTKLSQAGRPVLIGTTSVEISELLSRMLTIRKVNHNVLNAKLHKKEADVVAEAGNPGVVTIATNMAGRGTDIKLSDEVKKAGGLAIIGTERHDSRRVDRQLRGRSGRQGDPGSSQFYVSLEDNLMRLFGSDRVAKMMDKMGLEDGEVIQHSMMTKSIERAQKKVEENNFGVRKRLLEYDDVMNAQREVVYKRRRHAIQGERLKVDIANMVYDTCEVIADTNKAASDYKNFEFELIKYFSITSPISEADFTKMSVQDIANKVYSNAYKYYQEKMERNAATAFPVIKKVYEDSANKFERIVVPFTDGIKTLNVVTNLESAYESNGKQLVTDFEKNITLAIIDDSWKTHLRKMDELKQSVQLAVHEQKDPLLIYKFEAFELFKEMINKVNKEVVSFLFKGELPSENPNQIQEARNVSRPKENLQTSKEEIPNSDELAAQNRAAGQTQGQRPQVTETIVRERPKIGRNDRVTIKNVMSGESKTVKYKQAEPLIENGEWVLIEN; encoded by the coding sequence ATGAGTTTTTTAAATTCGATATTAAAAGTATTCGTAGGTGATAAATCCGAAAAAGACGTAAAAGAACTACAACCTCTTGTAGAACAAATTAGGTCTTTTGAAAAACAATTAGAGGGGTTAAGTCATGATGAATTACGTGAGAAGACTAACACTTTTAAGCTTAAAATAGCCGAAGACATTAGCGAATTCACAAAAAAGATAAGTGAATTAGAAGAAGAAGTAAAAGCGTCTACGGATATTGATAAGAACGAAGACATTTACGCTGAAATAGATAAACTCAAGGAAGAATCATATAACGTAAGTGAAAAAACACTTAATGAGATTCTACCCATTGCTTTTGCCGTAGTTAAGGAAACAGCTAAACGTTTTACCCAAAATGAAACTTTACAAGTTACTGCATCAGAATACGACCGTGAATTATCCGGCTCAAAGGATTATGTAACTCTAGATGGAGATAATGCCATTTGGAAAAACTCATGGAACGCCGCAGGTAAAGAGGTTACTTGGGACATGATTCATTATGATGTACAGTTGATAGGGGGTATTGCTCTGCATCAAGGTAAAATCTCGGAAATGCATACCGGTGAAGGTAAAACCTTAGTGGCAACCTTACCCTTGTACCTTAATGCCTTAGCTGGTCATGGCTCGCATTTGGTTACCGTGAACGATTATTTGGCAAAAAGAGATAGCGCTTGGATGGCCCCTATTTTTGAATTCCACGGGCTTTCAGTGGACTGTATTGATCACCACCGCCCTAATTCAGAAGGAAGAAGAGCTGCTTACAATGCAGACATTACGTACGGTACAAACAATGAATTTGGTTTTGACTACCTACGGGACAACATGGCACATACGCCAAAAGATTTGGTACAACGCCCACACCACTACGCAATTGTAGATGAGGTGGATTCCGTTTTGGTAGATGATGCACGTACGCCACTTATTATTTCAGGTCCGGTACCAGAAGGAGACCGTCATGAATTTAATGACCTTAAACCAAAGGTTGGAGATATTGTAAGCAAGCAGAGACAACACCTAACAGGTGTTTTGGCGGAAGCCAAAAAATTGATTCAAGAAGGAAACACCAAAGACGGTGGTTTCTTATTGTTACGTGTACATAGAGGTCTTCCAAAGAATAAGGCACTTATTAAGTTTTTAAGCGAAGAAGGTGTTAAGCAGCTGCTCCAGAAGACCGAAAACTATTATATGCAGGACAATAACAGGGAAATGCCTGTTGTAGACGAGGACTTATTATTCGTTATTGATGAAAAGAACAATCAAATTGAGCTTACTGAAAAAGGTGTAAGCTACATCTCAGGGGAACAAGACAGAGATTTCTTTGTAATGCCAGATATTGGTGGAGAAATAGCCAAGATAGAAAACCAGAATCTTGACATTGAAAAAGAAGCCGAACTTAAAGAAGAGCTTTTTAAAGAATTTGGAGTAAAAAGTGAGCGTATTCATACCATGAGCCAACTTTTAAAAGCTTATACGCTTTTCGAAAAAGATGTGGAATATGTGGTAATGGATAACAAGGTGATGATAGTTGATGAACAAACCGGTCGTATTATGGACGGGCGTCGTTATTCAGACGGACTTCACCAGGCTATTGAAGCGAAAGAGAATGTAAAAATAGAAGCCCTTACACAAACTTTTGCTACCGTTACGCTACAGAACTATTTTAGAATGTATAACAAGCTGTCCGGTATGACCGGTACGGCGGTTACCGAAGCAGGTGAATTCTGGGAAATATATGAACTGGATGTTATGGAAATACCAACCAACAGACCTATTGCCCGTGATGATAGACATGACTTAATATACAAGACCAAGCGAGAAAAATATAATGCCATTATTGACGAAGTCACTAAACTTTCTCAAGCAGGCAGACCCGTTTTGATAGGTACAACTTCGGTTGAAATTTCCGAGTTGTTATCCCGAATGCTTACCATTAGAAAAGTTAATCACAACGTTCTGAACGCAAAACTTCACAAAAAAGAAGCAGACGTAGTTGCAGAGGCCGGTAATCCTGGTGTTGTTACCATAGCAACTAACATGGCTGGTCGTGGTACAGATATTAAGTTGAGTGATGAAGTTAAAAAAGCAGGCGGATTAGCTATTATAGGCACAGAAAGACATGATTCTAGACGTGTTGATAGACAGTTAAGAGGTCGTTCTGGTCGTCAAGGTGATCCTGGAAGCTCGCAGTTCTATGTGTCGTTAGAAGACAACCTAATGCGTTTGTTCGGCTCTGATCGTGTTGCTAAGATGATGGACAAGATGGGCTTAGAAGATGGAGAAGTTATTCAACACTCCATGATGACCAAATCTATTGAGCGAGCACAGAAAAAGGTAGAAGAAAACAACTTTGGTGTTCGTAAGCGTCTTTTAGAATATGATGATGTTATGAATGCCCAGCGTGAAGTTGTCTACAAAAGAAGACGCCACGCTATACAAGGGGAACGTCTAAAAGTTGATATCGCCAATATGGTGTATGACACTTGTGAAGTTATTGCCGACACCAACAAAGCTGCAAGTGATTATAAGAATTTTGAATTTGAGCTGATAAAGTATTTCTCTATAACCTCTCCAATTTCAGAAGCAGATTTTACAAAAATGAGTGTTCAAGATATTGCCAATAAGGTATACTCTAACGCTTATAAGTATTATCAAGAAAAAATGGAGCGTAATGCCGCTACGGCATTTCCTGTCATTAAGAAGGTTTATGAAGATAGTGCCAATAAGTTTGAACGTATTGTAGTTCCTTTTACGGACGGTATCAAAACGCTTAATGTGGTTACCAATTTAGAAAGCGCTTACGAAAGTAATGGAAAGCAATTAGTAACGGATTTTGAAAAAAATATAACCCTAGCCATTATTGACGATTCATGGAAAACGCATTTGCGTAAGATGGATGAATTAAAACAATCTGTTCAGTTGGCTGTTCATGAGCAAAAAGACCCTTTATTGATTTATAAGTTCGAAGCTTTTGAGCTTTTTAAAGAGATGATAAACAAGGTTAACAAAGAAGTAGTTTCTTTCTTGTTTAAAGGGGAATTGCCAAGTGAAAACCCTAATCAGATCCAGGAAGCTAGAAATGTTAGTAGACCAAAGGAAAATCTTCAGACCAGCAAAGAAGAAATTCCAAATAGCGATGAATTAGCTGCTCAGAACCGTGCAGCGGGACAAACACAAGGTCAACGTCCACAAGTTACAGAGACCATCGTTCGTGAACGACCAAAAATTGGGCGTAACGATAGAGTTACGATTAAAAATGTAATGTCTGGTGAAAGTAAAACGGTAAAATACAAACAAGCGGAACCACTTATCGAAAACGGAGAATGGGTTCTAATTGAGAATTAA